In Alkalihalobacillus sp. FSL W8-0930, a single window of DNA contains:
- a CDS encoding methyl-accepting chemotaxis protein, giving the protein MKKKKRLLHRISVKLTLFIVASLIVSTALTAGIGYFFAKEQLTTAGKLDIQHSVDATLSLLESLQLDVEAGTLALDEAQERARVLISGPNIESGYDANHSNITYKKDGYIVAYLDDYTVQLHPTNPIGEIPGDTTVQEMLVASATQAAPENRYTEYERTQENGEMVDKIAYMTYFEPWNWHIGMTATKTEFYEEVEAFKVFMIWTIIIISVATVALSYLVIRKKVRTLGQVATVANQISDGNLQVNELPTGSDEIGQIGLAFNKMSKQLQTLLSSLQEKGSNVLEQATELSAISEQTSASSEEIVRAIDEIRSGTQEQAAHLEQTTNQTSDLNQSVLAMNDQKDSINQATERSSQAVAKGKEIISTLERSNQASLDASDRISVGVTNLYLKIQDISGITAVITSIAEQTNLLALNASIEAARAGEQGRGFAVVASEVRKLAEQANVRTNEIKQMIESIEKETEKTVLLMGETGTYSSELSKAVKQTSNEFIEIDTAISTIATTIKQLESELVHVTTSTDTIQEAIEHASSVSEETAASVEEMSASLEEQGNAIQTVAKTAESLTGLNQQLQEDLSYYRYEK; this is encoded by the coding sequence TTGAAAAAGAAAAAAAGATTGTTACATCGCATCTCAGTTAAACTCACTTTGTTTATTGTAGCTTCTTTAATTGTTTCTACAGCTCTAACAGCAGGAATAGGCTATTTTTTTGCCAAAGAGCAGTTAACAACCGCAGGAAAGCTAGACATTCAACATTCAGTAGATGCTACCCTGTCATTGTTAGAATCTTTACAACTAGATGTTGAAGCGGGTACATTAGCACTCGATGAAGCACAGGAACGTGCACGAGTCCTCATTTCCGGTCCTAATATAGAATCTGGTTATGATGCGAACCACTCTAATATTACGTACAAAAAGGACGGCTACATTGTTGCCTATTTGGATGATTACACTGTCCAGCTTCATCCAACGAATCCGATTGGAGAAATTCCAGGAGATACGACCGTTCAAGAAATGCTTGTTGCCTCTGCTACTCAGGCGGCTCCAGAAAACCGTTATACAGAATATGAACGCACTCAGGAAAATGGGGAAATGGTTGATAAGATTGCGTATATGACTTATTTTGAACCATGGAACTGGCACATTGGTATGACAGCAACTAAAACCGAATTTTATGAAGAAGTAGAGGCTTTCAAAGTCTTTATGATTTGGACTATTATTATCATATCAGTGGCCACAGTTGCCCTATCATACCTTGTTATTCGTAAAAAGGTCCGTACATTGGGACAAGTTGCTACCGTGGCTAACCAGATTTCTGATGGCAACCTTCAAGTGAACGAATTACCAACGGGATCAGACGAGATTGGTCAAATAGGACTTGCATTTAATAAAATGTCTAAGCAACTCCAAACCTTACTTTCCAGCTTACAGGAGAAAGGCTCCAATGTACTTGAGCAAGCAACCGAGCTTTCTGCGATCTCAGAACAAACATCAGCTAGCAGTGAAGAAATTGTACGAGCGATTGATGAAATCCGCTCTGGTACTCAAGAACAAGCGGCACACTTAGAGCAGACAACCAATCAAACAAGCGACTTGAATCAATCTGTTCTTGCTATGAATGATCAAAAGGATTCAATAAACCAAGCGACCGAGCGTTCAAGTCAAGCAGTCGCAAAAGGGAAAGAAATCATTTCAACATTAGAGAGATCAAATCAAGCCTCTTTAGATGCTTCAGACCGTATAAGTGTTGGCGTGACGAATCTCTACTTAAAGATACAAGATATTTCAGGTATCACAGCCGTTATTACTAGCATTGCGGAGCAAACCAACCTTCTAGCTTTAAATGCAAGTATTGAAGCTGCACGAGCCGGGGAACAAGGTCGTGGATTTGCTGTTGTTGCAAGTGAAGTGAGAAAGCTAGCGGAGCAAGCTAATGTTCGAACGAATGAGATTAAACAAATGATTGAAAGCATTGAGAAAGAAACGGAGAAAACCGTGTTATTAATGGGAGAAACAGGGACATATTCTTCAGAGCTTAGTAAAGCTGTTAAACAGACGTCTAATGAATTTATAGAAATTGATACCGCCATATCTACGATCGCTACGACGATCAAACAACTAGAATCTGAATTAGTCCATGTCACAACTTCTACCGATACGATTCAAGAAGCGATTGAACACGCTTCAAGTGTATCAGAGGAAACTGCCGCTTCTGTTGAAGAAATGTCAGCATCCTTAGAAGAGCAAGGAAATGCCATTCAAACTGTAGCAAAAACGGCCGAAAGCTTAACTGGATTAAACCAACAGCTACAAGAGGATTTATCTTATTATCGGTATGAAAAATAA
- a CDS encoding uracil-DNA glycosylase, which produces MTSKRKVTNELIQLCKERMEPYACTGFLMGAGKEDAEIMLVGEAPGRQEVIENRPFIGKAGQVMDDYFTWLGLTREDVYITSVIRSRPYQKTKPGYEKPIDQRGNRTPNQAEILAHAPLLDAQIEEVDPKVIVTLGGVAFRRLTGMKERLTDVHGTPFQANILQVESLESNRYIPSDKTYTIFPTFHPASIFYNQKLKVAIEDDMQKLKDYLTTEIQLKR; this is translated from the coding sequence GTGACTTCAAAGAGAAAAGTAACAAACGAATTGATCCAACTATGTAAAGAACGAATGGAACCCTATGCATGTACCGGGTTCTTAATGGGTGCAGGCAAAGAAGACGCAGAGATAATGCTTGTAGGGGAAGCTCCCGGACGACAGGAGGTTATTGAAAATAGACCCTTTATTGGTAAAGCAGGTCAAGTGATGGACGACTATTTTACGTGGCTGGGGTTAACACGAGAAGATGTGTACATTACCAGTGTGATACGCAGCCGTCCGTACCAAAAGACAAAGCCGGGTTATGAGAAACCAATAGACCAACGTGGGAATCGTACACCGAACCAGGCAGAAATTTTGGCGCATGCCCCTTTGCTTGATGCACAAATAGAAGAGGTTGATCCTAAGGTGATTGTCACATTAGGAGGAGTCGCTTTTAGAAGGCTGACCGGCATGAAGGAGCGGTTAACCGATGTTCATGGAACCCCTTTTCAAGCAAACATTTTGCAGGTAGAATCACTTGAGAGCAACCGATATATCCCATCTGATAAAACGTACACCATCTTCCCAACCTTTCACCCAGCATCGATCTTCTACAATCAAAAGCTAAAAGTAGCTATTGAAGATGATATGCAAAAGTTAAAAGACTACTTAACTACAGAGATACAACTGAAAAGATAA
- the mtnA gene encoding S-methyl-5-thioribose-1-phosphate isomerase, whose protein sequence is MKQLIDVIQSVRLSDDEESLVILDQTLLPGQKVYVELKEPQDIWDAIVQLKVRGAPAIGIAAAYGVYLAVKHSPAVTIEEVRHTFSDSKAYLASSRPTAVNLFWALDRMEARFLQLVSQSDGIETIITGLREEATAIQLEDEQVCEAIGEHALTLLEPEYGILTHCNAGTIATAKYGTALAPIYLGQQKGYEFKVFADETRPLLQGARLTAWELSEANIDVTLICDNMASIVMSEGKIQAVLVGCDRVAANGDTANKIGTSGVAILAKHYGIPFYVCAPTSTIDFECQTGQEIVIEERSAEEITSKWYTEPMAPTNVKTYNPAFDVTDHSLITAIVTEKGIFKADQLHELRDQ, encoded by the coding sequence ATGAAGCAACTTATTGATGTCATTCAATCCGTTCGACTGTCTGATGACGAGGAGTCCTTGGTGATCTTAGATCAAACCCTTCTGCCGGGTCAAAAGGTATATGTAGAGCTAAAAGAACCTCAGGACATCTGGGATGCCATTGTCCAGCTCAAGGTGCGCGGTGCTCCCGCCATTGGTATTGCGGCAGCCTACGGGGTATATCTAGCAGTAAAGCATAGTCCGGCTGTTACAATTGAGGAGGTAAGACATACGTTCTCTGACAGCAAGGCGTACCTTGCCTCCTCCCGCCCTACTGCCGTGAATTTGTTTTGGGCCCTGGATCGAATGGAAGCTCGGTTTTTACAATTAGTCAGTCAATCAGATGGAATCGAAACAATCATAACTGGCTTACGAGAAGAAGCAACAGCGATTCAACTAGAAGATGAACAGGTCTGTGAAGCCATTGGCGAACATGCCCTTACACTTCTTGAACCTGAATATGGCATCTTAACTCATTGTAATGCTGGAACCATCGCAACAGCTAAGTACGGGACAGCACTGGCTCCGATCTATCTAGGACAGCAAAAGGGCTATGAGTTTAAAGTATTTGCTGATGAAACGCGCCCGTTACTTCAAGGTGCCCGATTAACCGCTTGGGAGCTCTCCGAAGCAAATATTGATGTGACACTGATCTGTGATAACATGGCGTCCATCGTCATGAGCGAGGGCAAAATCCAAGCAGTTCTAGTTGGCTGTGACCGAGTTGCTGCAAACGGAGATACAGCTAACAAGATTGGAACATCTGGTGTGGCCATTTTGGCAAAACATTACGGTATCCCTTTTTATGTATGTGCCCCTACTTCAACCATTGATTTTGAATGTCAAACTGGACAAGAAATTGTGATTGAAGAACGCTCGGCTGAAGAAATTACGTCAAAGTGGTATACTGAACCTATGGCACCTACCAATGTGAAAACCTACAACCCTGCTTTTGATGTCACCGATCATTCTTTGATTACAGCAATCGTAACGGAGAAAGGGATATTTAAAGCAGATCAACTTCATGAATTACGTGATCAATAA
- a CDS encoding FAD-binding oxidoreductase, protein MKKHVIIGAGILGASTAYHLARLGADVTIIDRDEPGQATQAAAGIICPWISQRRNKAWYSLVKAGAAYYPHLISKLEADGETNTGYARVGAISLHTDSKKLDDLIKRAEKRKIDAPEMGEITRLTPEEVQALFPPLAEGIEGVHVSGAARVDGGALKDALLRAAVRNGATYVSGDAVLRTNEAHNVTVQVDAMVYHTDSLIVTAGAWAGELLAQLGINFEVKAQKAQILHLDMHSKETENWPVVMPQGDQYLLAFPNGRVVAGATHEDHVGFDHRVTASGVSELLTKALHNAPGLTDASVEDVKVGFRPFTPNFLPVIGRVPDLPSVLVANGLGASGLTMGPYIGAELAKMALDEESSIDLAHYDLENAIKET, encoded by the coding sequence ATGAAAAAACATGTCATTATTGGAGCAGGCATTCTCGGTGCATCCACCGCCTATCACCTTGCAAGACTTGGTGCGGATGTAACGATCATTGACCGAGATGAACCAGGACAAGCAACACAGGCAGCTGCCGGCATCATTTGCCCATGGATTTCCCAGAGACGTAACAAAGCCTGGTATTCATTAGTAAAGGCAGGAGCTGCCTACTACCCTCATCTGATAAGTAAATTAGAAGCAGATGGGGAAACGAATACAGGCTATGCGAGGGTTGGAGCGATCAGCTTACACACCGATTCTAAAAAGCTTGATGATCTCATTAAACGAGCTGAAAAGCGAAAGATTGACGCACCAGAAATGGGCGAGATTACACGCCTGACACCAGAAGAAGTTCAAGCTCTATTCCCACCCTTAGCAGAAGGTATTGAAGGCGTACATGTCAGTGGAGCTGCACGTGTAGATGGTGGGGCATTGAAGGATGCTTTGTTGCGAGCAGCTGTTAGAAATGGAGCAACATACGTTTCTGGAGATGCGGTTTTAAGAACAAATGAAGCTCATAATGTCACAGTACAAGTTGATGCCATGGTTTATCATACTGATTCTCTTATCGTGACTGCCGGCGCTTGGGCAGGTGAATTATTAGCTCAACTTGGGATAAACTTTGAAGTCAAGGCACAAAAGGCGCAAATTCTTCACCTCGATATGCACTCCAAAGAAACAGAGAATTGGCCAGTTGTTATGCCGCAGGGAGATCAATATCTTCTAGCCTTCCCGAATGGTCGAGTGGTTGCGGGTGCAACTCACGAAGATCATGTCGGCTTTGATCATCGTGTTACAGCCTCTGGTGTTTCAGAACTACTAACAAAAGCCCTTCACAATGCCCCGGGTTTAACAGACGCATCTGTTGAAGATGTTAAGGTAGGATTTAGACCCTTTACCCCTAATTTTCTCCCGGTTATTGGACGAGTCCCAGACCTCCCTTCTGTTCTTGTGGCAAACGGACTCGGCGCATCTGGATTAACAATGGGACCTTATATCGGAGCTGAGCTGGCTAAAATGGCTTTGGATGAAGAATCCTCGATTGACTTGGCTCACTATGATTTAGAGAATGCTATTAAAGAGACGTAA